One segment of Niabella beijingensis DNA contains the following:
- a CDS encoding DUF5000 domain-containing lipoprotein yields MKKSTVLLLILSFLLHACTKKVNEPISKSLGKPQPVTDIAVQNLPGGAVISYKIPNQEDILSVKAVYKLPNGRTFESSSSYYENKLNIMGFNDIEMHEVTLFTVNRAQELSDPVIVKIQPLESGLNKLIKTMNIISDFGGAQYSWKNEYQAPLTFEFFTPDSLGRMQLVKVITSKADSATQSIRGYDPVPRRFSVVVKDNYGNRSDSLMPAGGKITPLYEEKLGKSRMTVMKLANDQNFTNWEGKDNYIIDDDHNTFGHSAANSLPAAFTVDLSLMAKISRIVIFQRKFSDTYYNWGNPQQFDVYGRADRPSQNGDWNEWTKIMSSEIVKPSASPGGTVTDEDFRVAENGHEFVFGLDQPAMRYIRIVIRSTWGGTTFTHPADVDFYGQPK; encoded by the coding sequence ATGAAAAAAAGTACTGTTTTATTATTGATCCTTTCCTTTCTGCTGCATGCGTGCACTAAAAAGGTAAATGAGCCCATTTCCAAAAGTCTTGGAAAACCCCAACCGGTAACGGATATCGCTGTTCAAAACCTGCCCGGGGGAGCTGTGATCAGTTATAAGATACCGAACCAGGAAGATATCCTGAGTGTGAAAGCCGTTTATAAACTCCCCAATGGCCGAACATTCGAATCCAGCTCTTCTTATTATGAGAATAAGCTCAATATTATGGGGTTTAACGATATAGAAATGCATGAGGTAACCCTTTTTACTGTGAACCGGGCACAGGAATTATCCGATCCTGTAATTGTAAAAATCCAACCGCTGGAATCGGGACTTAACAAGTTGATCAAAACCATGAATATCATCAGCGACTTTGGCGGTGCACAGTACAGCTGGAAGAACGAATATCAGGCACCGCTTACTTTTGAATTTTTCACACCGGACTCACTGGGCCGCATGCAGCTGGTAAAAGTGATCACATCAAAAGCTGATTCTGCAACACAAAGTATCAGGGGATATGATCCGGTTCCCCGTAGATTCAGTGTTGTGGTTAAAGATAACTATGGTAACCGTTCCGATTCGCTGATGCCTGCCGGAGGCAAGATAACGCCCCTGTATGAAGAGAAGCTGGGGAAATCAAGGATGACCGTGATGAAGCTTGCAAACGACCAGAATTTCACGAATTGGGAAGGAAAAGACAACTATATTATAGATGATGACCATAATACATTTGGACATTCAGCTGCCAATTCACTGCCTGCGGCGTTTACGGTCGATCTGTCGCTGATGGCAAAGATCAGCCGGATCGTTATTTTTCAACGTAAGTTTTCCGATACCTATTATAACTGGGGAAACCCGCAGCAATTTGATGTATACGGCCGGGCAGACCGGCCGTCACAAAACGGAGACTGGAATGAATGGACCAAGATCATGAGCAGTGAGATAGTGAAGCCCTCAGCGTCGCCGGGAGGAACTGTAACAGATGAAGACTTCCGGGTAGCGGAGAATGGACACGAATTTGTGTTTGGGCTGGATCAGCCGGCGATGCGCTATATCCGGATCGTGATCCGCTCTACCTGGGGAGGAACAACATTTACACATCCGGCTGATGTGGATTTCTACGGCCAGCCAAAATAA
- a CDS encoding DUF4998 domain-containing protein, translating to MKALIIICSFIIGALILSGCDKYTDVHKEFIKDGELVYAPKPDSVAFIAGHNRMKMRLWMYNGVNVKQLVVLWNSHKDSLVIPVQFKNGKDSIEALITNMTERSYSFDIYAVDNFGHRSLFYNQFGSSYGALYASTLLNRRVKDMMLTDREGTVNWYAAPQGLVFTEVRYTGKDGSLHTTRMPSASFDVAIEVKPGTTFEHRSLYIPEAEAIDTFTTEWVTHTEAFPATFLYSRDQWSVPVVSDETASDGGGKATLLDGDLSTYWHSQWDPSNAPLPHWAVVDMTSPKKIAYLDVYRRAGNTDAKHIQIYLGNSNDPDAPDWLLIGEGTYPSTVSDKLTINAAAVTPGRYLKLIVTDSYRIPFSSIAEVFVYGN from the coding sequence ATGAAAGCATTAATCATTATCTGTAGTTTTATTATCGGCGCCCTGATCCTTTCAGGATGCGACAAATACACGGATGTACATAAAGAGTTTATCAAAGACGGAGAACTTGTGTATGCGCCCAAACCCGACTCCGTTGCATTTATTGCAGGACATAACCGGATGAAGATGCGGTTGTGGATGTATAACGGCGTAAATGTAAAACAGCTTGTGGTACTTTGGAACAGCCATAAGGACTCCCTGGTAATTCCCGTACAATTTAAAAATGGAAAGGACTCCATCGAAGCTCTCATAACCAATATGACGGAGAGAAGTTATTCCTTTGATATCTATGCCGTAGATAATTTCGGGCACCGGTCCCTGTTCTACAATCAGTTTGGCTCATCTTATGGAGCATTATATGCCAGTACATTACTGAACAGACGGGTAAAAGATATGATGCTTACAGACCGGGAAGGCACCGTTAACTGGTACGCCGCACCGCAGGGCCTTGTATTTACCGAAGTAAGGTATACAGGAAAAGATGGATCCCTGCATACAACGCGCATGCCGTCCGCTTCTTTTGATGTGGCCATTGAAGTAAAACCCGGTACCACCTTTGAACACCGCTCGCTTTATATTCCCGAAGCAGAAGCCATCGATACCTTTACAACAGAATGGGTTACCCATACGGAAGCCTTTCCTGCCACTTTCCTGTATTCCCGGGATCAGTGGTCGGTGCCGGTTGTGTCCGACGAAACCGCCAGTGACGGTGGTGGCAAAGCAACATTGCTGGATGGTGATCTGAGCACCTACTGGCATTCGCAATGGGATCCTTCAAATGCACCCCTGCCGCATTGGGCCGTCGTCGATATGACTTCACCTAAAAAGATCGCTTACCTGGACGTCTACCGGAGAGCCGGCAATACGGACGCTAAGCACATACAGATCTATCTTGGAAACAGTAATGACCCTGACGCCCCGGATTGGCTGCTTATCGGGGAGGGAACCTATCCGTCAACAGTAAGTGACAAACTTACGATTAATGCGGCGGCGGTAACACCCGGGCGTTACCTGAAACTTATAGTGACGGATAGTTACCGTATACCGTTCTCCAGTATTGCGGAGGTCTTTGTATACGGGAACTGA
- a CDS encoding SDR family NAD(P)-dependent oxidoreductase: MDKIVFITGATAGFGEACARKFAANNHNLIITGRRQERLQQLAEELTGTYPVAVLPLVFDVRNREQVLEMIGSIPEQWKRIDVLINNAGLAAGKDDFAQASLDDWDTMVDTNIKGFAYVAQAVSNLMIPHKRGHIINLGSVAAKQVYAQGNMYCATKHAVEALSQAMRIDLLPYHIKVTAIHPGAANTEFSTVRFKGDRIAADKVYEGLIPLVAADVAETIFYCAGLPDHVCINDLVITCTQQADCFYYDRG; the protein is encoded by the coding sequence ATGGATAAGATCGTTTTTATAACAGGGGCAACAGCAGGCTTTGGTGAAGCCTGTGCCCGGAAATTTGCCGCCAATAACCATAACCTCATTATTACAGGACGAAGACAGGAACGGCTGCAGCAACTGGCGGAAGAACTGACGGGTACCTATCCCGTAGCAGTGCTGCCACTTGTTTTTGATGTGAGAAACCGGGAACAGGTGCTGGAAATGATCGGCTCGATACCTGAACAATGGAAACGGATCGACGTGCTGATCAATAATGCCGGCCTGGCTGCAGGAAAGGATGACTTTGCCCAGGCAAGCCTGGACGACTGGGATACGATGGTAGATACCAATATCAAAGGCTTCGCCTACGTGGCGCAGGCGGTATCCAACTTGATGATCCCGCATAAACGCGGACATATTATCAACCTCGGTTCGGTGGCGGCTAAACAGGTTTATGCACAGGGCAATATGTATTGTGCTACCAAACATGCCGTGGAAGCACTTTCCCAGGCCATGCGGATCGATCTGCTGCCTTATCACATCAAGGTAACTGCCATTCATCCCGGTGCTGCCAATACCGAATTCTCCACAGTCCGTTTCAAAGGCGACCGCATCGCCGCCGACAAAGTATACGAAGGATTGATTCCGTTGGTGGCAGCTGATGTGGCCGAAACCATTTTTTATTGTGCCGGCCTGCCGGACCATGTTTGTATCAACGACCTGGTGATCACGTGCACACAACAGGCGGATTGTTTTTATTACGACCGGGGATAG
- a CDS encoding DUF6702 family protein — protein MLLVVLAGMLLAGFSLPGWHPFHVSASEIEYNSKQQRLEISTKIFTDDFEAILSRVYKTPVDFSNKALKAKMDTLVTRYLTTHLSIQSNGRAQQLKLFGWEIDHEAVYVYTVVTNASLNTGNILVENTILYDLFSDQMNIVHFIVDGTRKSNKLSYPERKLQFRF, from the coding sequence ATGTTACTGGTAGTACTGGCGGGAATGCTGCTGGCCGGGTTCTCTCTTCCGGGATGGCATCCGTTTCATGTAAGCGCCTCGGAGATCGAATATAACAGCAAACAACAACGCCTGGAGATCAGTACAAAGATTTTTACCGACGACTTTGAGGCCATTCTTTCCAGGGTTTATAAAACACCGGTGGACTTTAGTAACAAAGCCCTTAAAGCTAAAATGGATACGCTGGTTACCCGGTACCTTACCACCCATCTGAGCATTCAAAGCAACGGGCGGGCGCAGCAGCTGAAACTTTTTGGCTGGGAGATCGACCACGAAGCCGTGTATGTTTATACTGTGGTCACCAATGCATCACTGAACACAGGCAATATTCTTGTTGAGAATACCATCCTCTATGATCTTTTCAGCGACCAGATGAATATTGTACATTTTATTGTGGACGGTACACGTAAAAGCAATAAACTGAGTTATCCGGAACGGAAGCTGCAATTTAGATTTTAG
- the lnt gene encoding apolipoprotein N-acyltransferase, whose amino-acid sequence MNLKNSSGLWMALLGGLLLWAGWPTSPLTLLLFVAWIPLLYLAETTASWKRFFLLSYIVLLLWNVLTTWWVAKASVPGGISAFLANSLIMCVPWLAYFFTRIRFNRFISGMSLIAFWMTFEWIHLNWDLSWPWLTLGNAFALHPNWVQWYEYTGAAGGSLWILLSNVLVFNVLLRYREEGRSTGYFKLAAAWVLTLCLPVFLSRLIKQPLTLLHNKYNVVTVQPNYDPWDTKFVAGREEMQLQELITLSEKQLDANTTLVVWPETAVPYTVLEDQLGENRFLTPLWGFLKRHPQANLLTGLEGRRLFNTRVSRYAQKLPDGSFVEGYNSAALFDSTAAQIYHKSKLVPGPEVLPAFLSFMGPVFEKFGGTMGGYARDTTERVLQTSSHTFRVTPAVCYESIYGDYLSRFNRKGADLICVITNDGWWGDTQGYRQHMQYARLRAIESRKWVIRSANTGISCFIDPYGNIIQQLPWNRQGTLKQTVAAFVSETFYTRYGDWLYKTAAGIGVALLLLAVYKQFIQKQSSIKPS is encoded by the coding sequence ATGAATCTAAAGAACAGTTCCGGTTTATGGATGGCCCTGCTGGGTGGACTTCTGCTGTGGGCGGGCTGGCCCACCTCCCCTCTTACGCTGTTGTTGTTTGTAGCCTGGATACCGTTGCTGTACCTGGCAGAAACAACCGCATCCTGGAAGCGGTTCTTTTTGCTGAGCTATATTGTGCTTCTTTTATGGAATGTGCTTACCACCTGGTGGGTGGCTAAGGCGAGTGTCCCCGGCGGGATCAGTGCCTTCCTGGCCAACAGCCTGATCATGTGTGTGCCCTGGCTGGCGTATTTTTTTACCCGCATCCGTTTTAACCGGTTCATTTCGGGTATGTCCCTGATCGCGTTCTGGATGACCTTTGAATGGATCCATCTCAACTGGGACCTGAGCTGGCCCTGGCTGACGCTGGGTAATGCTTTTGCACTGCACCCCAACTGGGTGCAATGGTATGAATATACGGGCGCAGCTGGCGGAAGCCTTTGGATCCTGCTCAGCAATGTACTTGTTTTTAATGTGTTGCTCCGTTACCGGGAGGAAGGCCGCAGCACCGGTTACTTTAAACTGGCAGCGGCCTGGGTACTCACGCTTTGTCTGCCTGTTTTTCTCAGCCGGCTGATCAAACAACCACTGACCCTGCTGCATAACAAATACAATGTAGTCACCGTTCAGCCCAATTATGATCCCTGGGATACCAAGTTTGTGGCAGGCCGGGAGGAAATGCAGCTGCAGGAGCTGATCACCCTGTCTGAAAAACAACTGGACGCCAACACTACACTGGTGGTGTGGCCGGAGACCGCCGTTCCCTATACCGTGCTGGAAGACCAGCTTGGGGAGAACCGGTTCCTCACACCACTATGGGGTTTCCTGAAGCGGCATCCGCAGGCGAATCTTTTAACCGGACTTGAAGGACGCCGGCTCTTTAACACACGCGTCAGCCGGTATGCCCAAAAATTACCGGACGGCAGCTTTGTGGAAGGCTATAACAGTGCCGCACTTTTTGACAGCACCGCTGCACAGATCTATCATAAGTCCAAACTTGTACCCGGCCCGGAAGTATTGCCGGCTTTTCTCAGTTTTATGGGACCTGTATTTGAGAAGTTCGGAGGCACGATGGGTGGCTATGCACGCGACACTACCGAACGGGTGCTGCAAACTTCCAGTCACACATTCCGCGTCACGCCGGCCGTCTGTTATGAAAGCATCTATGGCGATTATCTTTCCCGGTTCAACCGCAAAGGAGCCGATCTGATCTGTGTGATCACCAATGACGGCTGGTGGGGCGATACCCAGGGATACCGGCAGCATATGCAGTATGCACGCCTCCGCGCCATCGAAAGCCGCAAATGGGTGATTCGCAGTGCCAATACAGGCATCAGCTGCTTTATCGACCCTTATGGTAATATTATCCAGCAGCTACCCTGGAACCGGCAGGGCACATTGAAGCAGACCGTTGCCGCTTTTGTGTCAGAAACTTTTTATACGAGATACGGGGACTGGCTTTATAAAACAGCAGCCGGTATCGGCGTGGCACTTTTATTGCTCGCTGTTTATAAGCAATTCATCCAGAAGCAATCATCAATAAAACCTTCCTGA
- a CDS encoding alpha/beta fold hydrolase encodes MGTKTITINNSIIHYVIEGVGRPVVLLHGFGEDGTVWDNQVEYLRHNYQVIVPDIPGSGQSELTTDVSMDGIADMVKRIIDEEELESVTLIGHSMGGYTTLAFAEKYPHSLDGFGLFHSTAAADTEEKKEARRKGIAFIEKNGAAEFLRSTIPNLFSDTTKQEQPELIKNFEASLPPFSKAALKNYYEAMIARPERTRLFSGTELPVLFIIGEKDTLISFEDVLKQASIPRISHIHILRKSGHMGMLEEAEKATTAIEEFLMALK; translated from the coding sequence ATGGGAACAAAAACAATCACGATCAATAACAGCATTATCCATTATGTCATTGAAGGCGTGGGGCGGCCCGTGGTACTGCTCCATGGTTTTGGAGAAGACGGCACGGTGTGGGACAACCAGGTCGAATACCTGCGGCATAATTACCAGGTCATCGTGCCGGATATCCCCGGCAGCGGCCAGTCTGAGCTGACCACCGATGTCAGCATGGACGGTATTGCGGACATGGTCAAACGTATCATTGATGAAGAAGAGCTGGAGTCGGTGACGTTGATCGGTCATAGCATGGGAGGATACACCACTCTTGCGTTCGCAGAAAAATACCCGCATTCACTCGATGGTTTCGGGCTTTTTCATTCCACGGCAGCAGCGGATACGGAAGAGAAAAAGGAAGCAAGACGGAAGGGCATTGCATTTATTGAAAAGAACGGGGCGGCCGAATTCCTCCGCTCCACGATCCCTAACCTGTTTTCCGATACGACGAAACAGGAACAGCCGGAGCTTATTAAAAATTTTGAAGCGTCGCTGCCTCCGTTCTCCAAAGCCGCACTCAAAAACTACTATGAAGCAATGATCGCGCGGCCGGAACGTACCCGTCTTTTTTCCGGAACGGAATTGCCCGTACTTTTTATCATCGGGGAAAAAGATACCCTCATTTCCTTTGAAGATGTATTGAAACAGGCGTCAATTCCCAGGATCTCCCACATTCATATCCTGCGGAAATCCGGACATATGGGAATGCTGGAGGAGGCGGAGAAAGCAACCACGGCTATCGAGGAATTCCTGATGGCACTGAAGTAA
- a CDS encoding HupE/UreJ family protein produces the protein MNSFWFYFIEGWKHIISLDALDHQLFILALAVIYTFNDWKRVLVLVTAFTIGHSLTLALSVFDLIRVSSSWVEFLIPLTIVCTALWNILRRNKPQRINVNYFLALFFGLIHGLGFANTIRLMLASDESVGTGLLGFNLGLEAGQVLVVLLILVVTNLVVGRMKIPQRMYIFVVSALVFLLSLKMALERIPSLS, from the coding sequence ATGAACAGCTTTTGGTTTTATTTTATTGAGGGATGGAAGCACATCATCAGCCTGGATGCGCTGGATCATCAGCTGTTCATCCTTGCGTTGGCGGTGATCTATACCTTTAACGACTGGAAGCGGGTGCTGGTGCTGGTTACGGCTTTTACCATCGGGCATTCATTAACCCTGGCACTCAGTGTTTTCGACCTTATCCGGGTGTCCTCATCCTGGGTGGAGTTCCTGATCCCCCTTACCATTGTCTGTACGGCTTTATGGAACATCCTCCGGCGGAACAAACCGCAACGGATCAATGTCAATTATTTTCTGGCGCTGTTTTTCGGACTGATCCATGGCCTTGGGTTCGCCAATACCATCCGGCTGATGCTGGCAAGCGATGAATCGGTCGGCACCGGATTGCTGGGCTTCAACCTGGGACTGGAGGCCGGACAGGTACTTGTGGTACTGCTGATCCTCGTGGTAACAAATCTGGTGGTAGGCCGTATGAAAATCCCCCAAAGAATGTATATTTTCGTGGTGTCCGCGCTTGTTTTCCTGCTTTCATTGAAAATGGCGCTGGAGCGGATCCCTTCATTATCATAA